GCTGACAAGGGCGCGGCTGGCACCTTTGGCACATCCTGTATAAGGGTACCTGAACGGATCGGGCGCGGCGTTAAGGAACCCGTTTACGGGATCGGGCCAGACAGAGGGCGGGCCGATTCGCGGGATACAGGCTCTAACAGGGGCGAAACGCCCTGCCCCGAGTCGTTTTCGGGCCATTGCCCTGCGAATCGGTGCCCCTGGTCCTGCAAATGGGTACCCTTGCCCCCGTGAACGGGACCCCAAGCCCCTGCAAACGGGCACCCCCGGGGGCGTAACTGCCCAAGATGTCAGGGAAAATCAGAGCGTAAAGATTCTTAAAATTCATACAAAGATCTAAAACATCTGCTGTGCCGGATGTGAATGTGCTTTAATAGGGTCTGATACGACAGGTTTGGATTCCCTGCCGCCCGTTCATGTGCCATAGTTTACGCGATATCGCGGCAAACAGCGAACATGACGAGGCACCATGGCACAGAAACCCGGACCCACCGGCAAGGCGGATCTTCCCCCGTATTTCAACATCGACCCGGCGCAGGCGGCGGCCAAGCTGGCCGATCCGATCGACACCGCGCGCTTTGCCAAGGCGGCGGCCTTTGCCACGCGCGGGCGCGATGACCTGGCGCGGCGCGGCTATGCCCCCGACGGGGCCAAGCGGCTGCGGCGGTTTTCGACATGGGAGGTCTGCAAATACCTGATCCCGGTCAACAGCGCGCATCTGCGCCGCGTGCTGCGCCAGAACCCCGACCTGCCGCAAGGCGAAGGCGAAGGAGGGTCGAAATGGTTCACCCTGGACGAGGTGATGCGCCTGCGCGAACATTTTTCCAAGGAGGGCGCCAAGGGCCGCGAATACACCCCCTGGCGCCCCGAGGGGCTGCCGGCCAAGGTGGTGGCGGTGGCGAACTTCAAGGGCGGGGTCGGCAAGACGTCGACCTGCGCGCATCTGGCGATGAGCGCGGCGCTGGACGGGTACAAGGTGCTGGTGGTCGATCTGGACAGCCAGGGGTCGATGACCTCGATCATGGGCGGCAAGGTCGAGGACGAATGGCAGACGGTGTTCCCGATGCTGGCGCGCGATTACGCCAAACATCTGCAGGCGGAAAATCGGGTGCGCGAGGCGGCAGCACAAATTCCTTACCAATTCGATGAGACACTGACCGCTGCGTTAGAGGTTTCGCCGCGAAACCTGGTGCAGAAAACCCATTGGCCGAACATCGATCTGATCGGCGCGCAGCTGAACCTGTACTGGGCCGAATTCCAGGTGCCGGTCTGGCGGATGCAGGCGCGGGGATGGCCGCTGTGGGATTCGCTGCTGAATGCCATGGACGAGGGCGGGATGCTGGATGACTACGATATCATCCTGCTCGATACGCCGCCGGCGCTGGGGTATCTGACGATCAACGCGCTGTCGGCGGCGGATATTCTGCTGGTGCCTTTGGGGGCATCGTTTTTGGAGTTCGACAGTACGGGGCGGTTTTTCGACATGATCTATTCGACCTTTGCCAGTATCGAAGAGGGCGAAAACCGCGCGCGGCGGGCCGACGGGCTGCCCGAAATGCGGTTTGAATGGGATGCGGTGCGGGCGCTGGTCACGCGCTTTG
This genomic interval from Tropicibacter oceani contains the following:
- a CDS encoding AAA family ATPase; the encoded protein is MAQKPGPTGKADLPPYFNIDPAQAAAKLADPIDTARFAKAAAFATRGRDDLARRGYAPDGAKRLRRFSTWEVCKYLIPVNSAHLRRVLRQNPDLPQGEGEGGSKWFTLDEVMRLREHFSKEGAKGREYTPWRPEGLPAKVVAVANFKGGVGKTSTCAHLAMSAALDGYKVLVVDLDSQGSMTSIMGGKVEDEWQTVFPMLARDYAKHLQAENRVREAAAQIPYQFDETLTAALEVSPRNLVQKTHWPNIDLIGAQLNLYWAEFQVPVWRMQARGWPLWDSLLNAMDEGGMLDDYDIILLDTPPALGYLTINALSAADILLVPLGASFLEFDSTGRFFDMIYSTFASIEEGENRARRADGLPEMRFEWDAVRALVTRFDAGQQTDLANVIQAYFGDFMTTYRQEVTAMVGQAGEQVSGIYETDYRDFNRDTYVRGRETFDRTWAEVKEVILGTWWRDLQMAQKGDE